Proteins encoded together in one Cardiocondyla obscurior isolate alpha-2009 linkage group LG07, Cobs3.1, whole genome shotgun sequence window:
- the LOC139104405 gene encoding bromodomain-containing protein DDB_G0270170 isoform X1 codes for MGKVKKRPELLHRSKSCNILRNLMLRDFGLYTTHKTSTRELEPIAEANFVLRDHKELKCELPGVPRATFLMVFSPDGTMVASTHGNHNVYITEITTGKNIRTLSGHPRTPWCIAFHPSSSQILASGCLGGQVRVWDLNGGSEIWNAESHTVIASLAFHPFERLLVIATYNEIHFWDWSKSQPFAVTATKTDKEKVRYVAFDNLGRKLITGIANTPQEQYRWDRHPVGGQLLRTSLMNFRYQPRENFPDIELSPFHLWNHGSFYGRASADSHSADRTSRAYLFMRRGHEMSRFERLANQQIRNRLRQEEMRLYRRRDLSEELNQTRESTSRPSITRNPPCPPGNSTTTDNVENRSADDSNDDDLTNSIRRRDREPSTTNDSQFRRELYERINNVWVGVDERLRGSNSQNPERRINLCYRDLVDQYVTLVRRYFDVSRNRITIDRGTDPMDMPEASSSNPEESSNRNEFAATESSIRRLRNELNSSAQANNTNLDRLQRCQRLLMERSEQEEIGTTLQNLREALNAAAENNSSCLVRLQKLRERLQRQTATLFERSNNRNSRLHLLRNALNDEIEALNNMEAQFTNTSSRIERLRDEFTMYGILPRNRQVANNSPQVNLNDTMWRTLTSNDGQVPSTSSASSMLSSRIHDLESNALPSTSYAGENEESGTTWSDTNNSENASTATTSRNTGRATRRQFDALNTEDEPPRQRKRKLGPIDLSVPMSSSYIEISSSSSDEEGYSASTSRNSASNFTVSTHSAFQPNIPKSAQRTNSSQNQEATSSSRLDETDRINLIDSVNNESNENNNQDNRTSRTTQSAQETRSQELNRRHSPLPRRVMDVLQMLRHLHADRMENNNTTQQVLLDDSENGYWLLEENSNSDSNVDDTNSNTTSSSRRWTSRWIQLDTSSRNSEYTNDSQNDQSLPRPLSEDTDQNINDRHREQRNQLSPVSANPTRYEQPPLFPFRSLRENQSQRVEQNQRPNTSSRSHSPRPSQTTSGATHATLAGFAELSRIVNDPITTLLLNATNNSESQQQQNQDQQNQDQQNQDQQNQDQQNADDPEFDYIIDPITFGTDNTDPIEGSLGVRQGIQLLSCHIDNMRRLCRARLEIVQLCQVRKMWEDLQRQIRSLHVTVRVERQNSSQTEAQRDSAVDNSSPTTSTGISSSESARNFKKELLENYQRENNEDDRDTDARSYDQSQPSTSSGITNLERNDEDEPTTSGTRNVEESTNISLSNLLPTDTELRRMHCPKLTKMLDGLYARLTSQCQNCDSRAADTRAMNDHTYSSVTTDSELQLPSMSSVVSNIGANSNLPAVTAITTSESEPLPSISSFVSNFDHAGPSRLTQASDTSINYSATDDATSNNSRNDGNNFDSLRQYVTNRIRTTPSTSSESFNTRYNRFSLLRERQQNRQLRRLKFLSLLRSRGINIRSQSASMSSVVSNIGANSNLPAITAITTSESEPLPSISSFVSNFDHAGPSRSTQASDTSINYSATDDATSNNSRNDGSNFDSLRQYVTNRIRTTPSTSSESFNTRYNFSLLRERQQNRQLRRLKFLSLLRSRGINIRSQSASNSFRHCENVRRPWHLRRNAPQNSGNSNNNRLDVDVDNRDRARGSPTSEYLQKMILRLELLVRQQRALVRNSNRRLNSNSQQSETNRENDNREMEEIREATRLRARQVLGLMVRSLIQFFEVTRSGNGSQSNVLYEQMYKLYVLLHLALELTDLLLAQLVITRRELESSQYGPFTSDLSVDNQNRNNTRGNNSTNNNLQTENLHRASISTSRRRADRERFSRKPVRLISTVPFGLWKRRAMRAHLKRLLRHRRGNQSSNMSENQASNPTTVRSSDSGRDNNYDESAQNEDNRQSTSENALSAEVQSIVERIQNRTRDVIAEITNRTANTINRSQNLIENCGRSYRNATISEPTARRINESRGTQEIDSNTHSSENWSYISYTSSGDEQSARLSQPRTRWGSRQYARGACSSILERPLHRYGNSDPNNNRRFPHSREGASLRREFNVPELQVNNVPVNDFDNLSDNPRRRQNTPPTPPHTPPPFLINNFLYNNNRNNDRTNESTDQPGPSWAGQSNNNRSPLFNPTFLTLWRNRVGPTWIPDFVTDTVSRIGGTGTNSSNSGGGGDDGGNEGGGRERGAAAAAGTGTGAGMGTGVGAEAGTGAGSSGAGTGRGAGSSGRRGRGGAGGGGGGGGGGGGGGGGGQDPGNDENDYYWDFEHHIPVGIPFNPALEIQSYRVQAWDFSNGDIPDITNSEKNVVVRECKIHNDASIDISTDGKLLATLSQSGRINVTTTLGIYSLQWETLGEEIYATDINNKTVVSVSISPTQQHLLVGLARRIHVPAIPYPMALIYKLIKEQPDDEKNVSSTDSVMELSYDSSDEMLDDNVTANGIQRRNNVAANNYRRINNCGLRELRIRNGVIDFKPDWESMVLIRELLQSSREVSSYLSLNCIRWAPQPGQGMVYATNTGQLNILQ; via the exons ATGGGAAAAGTCAAGAAAAGACCAGAGTTGCTACACCGTAGCAAGTCTTGTAACATATTGCGTAATTTAATGCTGAGGGACTTTGGATTATATACAACACATAAGACCAGCACGCGTGAATTGGAGCCAATAGCTGAAGCAAATTTTGTGCTGAGGGACCACAAGGAATTG AAATGTGAATTACCTGGTGTTCCTAGAGCTACTTTCCTAATGGTTTTTAGTCCTGATGG GACCATGGTAGCATCCACTCACGGGAATCATAATGTTTATATCACGGAAATTACGACGGGAAAAAATATCAGAACTTTGTCTGGACATCCGCGTACTCCCTGGTGCATAGCTTTTCACCCATCCTCCAGTCAGATCTTAGCGTCTGGTTGTTTAGGGGGTCAAGTTCGAGTGTGGGATTTAAAt GGTGGTAGTGAAATTTGGAATGCTGAGAGTCATACTGTTATTGCTTCACTCGCATTCCATCCCTTTGAAAGGCTGTTAGTTATAGCTACATATAACGAAATTCACTTTTGGGATTGGAGTAAGTCTCAACCATTTGCTGTAACTGCTACAAAAACTGACAAAGAAAAAGTGAG atATGTAGCTTTTGACAATTtaggaagaaaattaatcacaGGCATCGCGAATACGCCGCAAGAACAATATCGATGGGATCGACATCCCGTGGGAGGACAATTACTTAGAACGAGTTTAAT gaaCTTTAGGTACCAGCCACGGGAAAATTTTCCGGACATTGAGCTTTCACCTTTTCACTTATGGAATCATGGTTCATTTTATGGAAGAGCTTCAGCAGACAGTCACAGTGCAGACAGAACTTCCcg tgcgTATTTGTTCATGCGCAGAGGTCATGAAATGTCCAGGTTTGAGCGACTCGCCAATCAACAAATAAGAAACAGATTACGGCAGGAGGAAATGCGACTATATCGGCGACGAGATTTATCTGAAG AACTGAATCAAACTAGGGAAAGTACATCAAGACCAAGCATTACTAGAAATCCACCTTGTCCGCCTGGCAATTCAACGACTACCGACAATGTTGAGAATAGATCGGCAGATGATAGTAATGATGATGATTTAACAAACTCAATAAGAAGACGCGATCGAGAACCTAGCACAACAAATGACTCTCAATTCAGACGCGAGTTATACGAgcgaataaataatgtatgGGTTGGCGTGGACgaaagattacgcgggagtAATTCTCAAAATCCAGAAAggagaataaatttatgctATAGAGACCTTGTCGATCAATACGTGACGCTCGTAAGACGTTACTTTGACGTTTCCAGAAATAGAATTACG ATTGATCGTGGCACTGATCCTATGGATATGCCGGAAGCATCATCATCTAATCCAGAGGAATCTAGTAATAGAAACGAATTTGCAGCAACTGAATCGTCTATACGAAGATTAcgaaatgaattaaattcCAGTGCGCAAGCGAATAACACGAATTTAGATAGGTTACAACGATGTCAGCGATTATTAATGGAACGTTCCGAGCAAGAGGAGATCGGCACTACTCTACAAAATTTGAGAGAAGCTCTGAATGCCGCCGCCGAAAATAATAGTTCGTGTTTAGTGCGATTGCAGAAATTGCGAGAAAGATTACAACGGCAGACCGCTACTTTATTTGAGCGTTCTAACAATCGTAACTCTCGTCTTCACTTGCTTCGAAACGCTCTGAATGATGAGATCGAAGCGCTTAATAATATGGAAGCGCAGTTTACTAATACAAGTTCTAGAATCGAGCGGTTGCGAGATGAATTTACGATGTATGGTATTCTACCGCGAAATCGGCAGGTCGCGAACAATTCTCCGCAGGTGAATTTAAATGACACCATGTGGAGAACTCTAACTTCGAATGACGGACAAGTGCCTAGCACTAGTTCTGCATCGTCAATGTTATCTTCAAGAATACATGATTTAGAATCCAATGCGCTTCCTAGCACAAGTTACGCCGGTGAAAACGAAGAAAGCGGCACAACATGGTCCGATACCAACAATAGTGAAAATGCCAGTACTGCTACTACCAGTAGAAATACTGGGAGAGCAACAAGAAGACAATTTGATGCTTTGAACACGGAAGACGAACCGCCAAGGCAGCGAAAGCGTAAATTGGGACCTATAGACCTCTCTGTACCCATGTCGTCATCTTATAttg aaatCAGTTCATCTTCGAGTGATGAAGAAGGCTATTCAGCATCCACATCCCGTAACAGCGCTTCTAACTTTACAGTTTCAACTCATTCGGCATTTCAGCCAAACATACCCAAATCCGCGCAACGAACGAATAGTTCACAAAATCAAGAAGCAACCAGTTCTTCCAGGCTGGATGAAACAGATAGAATCAATTTAATTGACAGTGTAAATAATGAAtcgaatgaaaataataatcaagatAATAGAACGTCGAGAACTACGCAAAGTGCGCAAGAAACGAGGTCTCAAGAACTCAATCGAAG aCATTCACCTTTACCTAGAAGAGTGATGGATGTTTTACAAATGCTTCGACATTTGCACGCGGATCGGATGGAGAACAATAATACTACCCAACAAGTATTGTTAGATGACTCAGAAAATGGATATTGGCTGCTCGAGGAAAATAGTAATTCGGATTCGAATGTGGATGATACGAATTCTAATACCACCTCGAGCTCTCGTCGATGGACTAGTCGATGGATACAGCTTGATACTTCTAGTAGAAATTCGGAATATACGAACGACTCGCAAAATGATCAATCTTTGCCAAGGCCTCTTTCGGAAGATACAGatcaaaatattaacgatAGGCACAGAGAGCAAAGAAATCAATTGTCGCCCGTATCTGCGAATCCTACTCGTTACGAACAGCCGCCGTTATTTCCGTTTAGAAGTTTGCGTGAAAATCAATCTCAAAGAGTGGAACAAAATCAAAGACCTAATACTAGCAGCAGGTCTCACAGTCCTCGTCCGTCACAGACGACGTCGGGCGCAACGCATGCGACATTAGCGGGATTCGCAGAATTATCGAGAATAGTTAATGATCCTATTACGACTTTACTTTTAAATGCAACCAACAATAGCGAGAGTCAGCAACAACAGAATCAAGACCAACAGAATCAAGATCAACAGAATCAAGACCAACAAAATCAAGACCAACAGAATGCAGATGATCCGGAGTTCGACTATATTATAGATCCGATAACGTTCGGCACTGACAATACAGATCCAATAGAAGGTTCACTAGGAGTTCGACAAGGAATTCAATTGCTCAGCTGCCACATTGACAACATGCGTCGTTTGTGCCG AGCACGATTAGAAATAGTTCAGCTGTGTCAAGTGCGTAAAATGTGGGAGGATCTGCAACGACAGATCCGATCGTTGCATGTGACCGTCCGCGTAGAGAGGCAGAACAGCAGTCAGACGGAGGCACAACGAGACAGTGCAGTTGACAATTCTAGTCCGACAACGTCTACTGGAATTTCATCGAGCGAATCGGCAAGAAATTTTAAGAAAGAGCTATTGGAGAACTACCagagagaaaataatgaaGACGATCGTGATACTGATGCAAGATCGTACGATCAGAGTCAACCGTCAACGTCGAGTGGAATAACCAACCTCGAAAGAAATGACGAGGACGAGCCGACGACGTCTGGCACTCGTAACGTCGAGGAGAGTACGAATATTAGTCTTTCAAATCTGCTGCCGACCGATACCGAGCTACGAAGGATGCATTGTCCGAAATTGACCAAGATGCTGGATGGTTTATACGCACGACTAACATCGCAGTGTCAAAATTGTGATTCACGCGCCGCTGATACGCGGGCGATGAATGATCACACGTATTCCAGTGTGACAACCGACAGTGAATTACAATTGCCCAGCATGTCTAGCGTTGTATCAAATATTGGAGCTAATTCAAATCTGCCAGCAGTCACTGCGATAACAACCTCCGAGTCAGAACCATTACCCAGCATTTCAAGTTTCGTCAGCAATTTCGATCACGCCGGTCCCAGCAGATTGACTCAAGCATCGGATACGAGTATCAATTACTCTGCGACCGATGATGCAACGAGTAACAACAGTCGGAACGACGGTAATAATTTCGATTCTCTTAGACAATATGTAACGAATCGAATTAGAACTACACCTTCCACGTCATCTGAATCATTTAACACTAGATATAACAGATTCTCTCTTTTACGTGAAAGACAGCAGAATAGGCAACTAAG acgtttaaaatttttatcacttttGAGGTCGCGTGGTATAAACATTAGATCTCAATCTGCCAGCATGTCTAGCGTTGTATCAAATATCGGAGCTAATTCAAATCTGCCAGCAATCACTGCGATAACAACCTCCGAGTCAGAACCATTACCCAGCATTTCAAGTTTCGTCAGCAATTTCGATCACGCCGGTCCCAGCAGATCGACTCAAGCATCGGATACGAGTATCAATTACTCTGCGACCGATGATGCAACGAGTAACAACAGTCGGAACGACGGTAGTAATTTCGATTCTCTTAGACAATATGTAACGAATCGAATTAGAACTACACCTTCCACGTCATCTGAATCATTTAACACTAGATATAACTTCTCTCTTTTACGTGAAAGACAGCAGAATAGGCAACTAAG acgtttaaaatttttatccctTTTGAGGTCGCGTGGTATAAACATTAGATCTCAATCTGCCAGTAATTCATTTCGCCATTGTGAAAATGTCAGGAGACCGTGGCATTTACGCAGAAATGCACCACAAAATAGTggaaatagtaataataatcgtttaGATGTAGATGTAGATAATCGGGATAGAGCACGCGGTTCGCCTACATCCGAATATTTGCAAAAGATGATCCTTCGACTGGAATTATTGGTTCGACAGCAGAGGGCTTTAGTCCGAAATAGCAACAGAAGGTTGAATAGTAATAGCCAACAATCGGAAACTAATAGAGAAAACGATAATCGTGAAATGGAAGAAATTCGTGAAGCCACAAGATTGAGAGCTAG acAAGTTCTCGGTTTGATGGTACGATCTCTAATTCAATTCTTTGAAGTAACGAGATCAGGAAATGGTTCTCAAAGTAACGTTCTCTACGAACAAATGTACA AACTGTACGTATTGCTACATCTGGCACTGGAGTTAACAGACTTATTGCTAGCACAATTGGTAATAACAAGACGAGAACTGGAATCTAGTCAATATGGACCTTTTACTTCCGATTTATCTGTCGATAATCAAAATAGAAACAATACACGCGGTAATAATAGCACTAACAATAATCTGCAAACGGAAAATTTGCATCGTGCAAGCATTAGCACGTCAAGAAGAAGAGCGGATAGAGAAAGGTTTTCGAGGAAGCCTGTCCGCCTGATATCAACTGTACCTTTCGGTCTTTGGAAAAGACGTGCTATGAGAGCGCATTTGAAACGACTATTACGTCATCGACGGGGAAATCAAAGCAGTAATATGTCTGAAAATCAAGCGAGCAATCCAACAACAGTTAGATCTAGTGATAGCGGGCGCGATAACAATTACGATGAAAGTGCACAAAATGAGGATAATCGCCAATCAACTTCTGAAAATGCTCTATCGGCGGAAGTACAGAGTATTGTGGAAAGAATTCAAAACAGAACTCGTGATGTCATTGCAGAAATAACTAATCGTACGGCAAATACTATTAACAGGTCGCAAAACTTAATCGAAAACTGTGGACGGAGTTACAGAAATGCTACAATATCGGAACCGACAGCGAGACGTATCAACGAATCAAGGGGTACACAAGAGATCGACTCTAATACGCATTCCAGTGAGAACTGGAGTTATATTTCTTACACTTCATCGGGAGATGAACAAAGCGCCCGACTATCACAGCCGAGAACCCGTTGGGGCTCTCGCCAATATGCGCGAGGCGCGTGCTCGTCAATACTCGAACGTCCTTTGCACAGATACGGTAATTCTGATCCGAATAACAATCGCAGATTTCCTCACAGCAGAGAAGGCGCATCTCTTCGACGAGAATTTAATGTCCCAGAACTACAGGTGAACAATGTGCCCGTAAACGACTTCGATAATCTTTCCGATAATCCGCGAAGAAGGCAGAATACCCCGCCAACTCCGCCACATACGCCTCCGCCGTtcttgattaataatttcctgTATAACAATAACAGAAACAATGATCGAACAAACGAGTCCACAGATCAACCTGGACCAAGTTGGGCTGGACAGTCAAACAACAATAGAAGCCcg tTGTTTAATCCGACATTTCTAACGTTGTGGCGCAATCGAGTTGGACCCACCTGGATACCTGACTTTGTGACTGATACAGTATCACGAATTGGAGGAACTGGTACCAATTCTAGTAATAGTGGTGGCGGTGGTGATGACGGCGGAAATGAAggaggagggagagaaagaggagcagcagcagcagcaggaACAGGCACAGGAGCAGGAATGGGAACGGGAGTAGGAGCAGAAGCAGGGACAGGGGCAGGAAGTAGTGGAGCAGGAACAGGAAGAGGGGCAGGAAGTAgtggaagaagaggaagaggaggagcaggAGGGGGAGGTGGCggaggaggtggaggagggggaggaggaggaggaggacaAGATCCAGGAAATGATGAAAATGATTATTATTGGGACTtcg aacatCATATACCTGTGGGTATACCGTTTAATCCAGCGTTAGAAATCCAGAGTTATCGCGTTCAAGCGTGGGACTTTTCCAATGGTGACATACCCGATATCACGAACt ctGAGAAAAATGTCGTAGTGCGCGAATGTAAAATTCATAACGATGCTAGTATTGACATATCTACAGATGGAAAATTGCTGGCGACACTTTCACAATCGGGTCGCATTAATGTAACGACCACATTAG GGATTTACAGCCTCCAATGGGAAACGTTAGGAGAAGAAATTTATGCGaccgatattaataataaaacggtAGTGTCTGTCTCAATCTCTCCAACGCAACAGCATCTTTTGGTAGGTTTGGCACGCAGAATTCACGTACCTGCCATACCTTATCCAATGGCTCTAATTTATAAGCTGATAAAGGAGCAGCCGGACGACGAGAAAAATGTTTCCTCGACAGATTCAGTTATGGAACTGTCATATGATTCCTCTGATGAGATGCTTGACGATAATGTTACTGCGAATGGCATTCAGAGACGAAATAATGTTGCAGCCAACAATTACAGGCGCATTAACAATTGCGGGCTTCGTGAACTTCGAATAAGAAATGGAGTTATCGATTTCAAACCTGACTGGGAGAGTATGGTGCTTATCCGGGAATTGTTGCAAAGTAGCCGAGAGGTTTCAAGCTACCTTAGTCTAAATTGTATTAGATGGGCGCCGCAGCCGGGTCAAGGAATGGTTTATGCGACAAACACCGGACAATTAAATATCTTGCAGTGA